In Amycolatopsis jiangsuensis, the following proteins share a genomic window:
- a CDS encoding MFS transporter, whose amino-acid sequence MTESAAAAPDKRKLTADQRNSFLAAWLGWSMDAFDYFLVVFVLADIDKDASFGATATQLAFITTATLVMRPVGALLFGLWADRVGRRIPLMVDVLLYSVAGVLCAVAPNFTVLLILRFVYGIGMGGEWGLGAALAMEKIPVQRRGFFSGLLQAGYSAGYLFAALAYLLFHTAFGLGWRWLFVLSVIPALISLLIRARVRESEVWESTREKMRVTRTSVRDVLLNPKVIRRFVYLILLMTAFNWMSHGTQDLYPTFLKATEHGGAGLSAATSTWIAVIYNVGAIVGGLLFGSLSERFGRRMTIVGAAVLGLPVIPIFAFDHGAGLLVLGSFLMQVMVQGAWGVIPAHLTEMSPDAIRGFFPGVTYQLGNLLAALNLPIQESIAQSQGYTAALLWTVIPVLIAVAVLTAVGKEAKSIHFGGEGATAAPAGTSGS is encoded by the coding sequence GTGACTGAAAGTGCTGCCGCCGCGCCGGACAAGCGCAAGCTCACCGCGGACCAGCGGAACTCCTTCCTCGCCGCCTGGCTCGGCTGGAGCATGGACGCGTTCGACTACTTCCTCGTCGTGTTCGTGCTCGCCGACATCGACAAGGACGCCTCGTTCGGTGCGACCGCCACCCAGCTGGCCTTCATCACCACCGCGACGCTGGTGATGCGCCCGGTCGGCGCGCTGCTGTTCGGGCTCTGGGCCGACCGGGTGGGCCGGCGGATCCCGCTGATGGTGGACGTGCTGCTGTACTCCGTGGCCGGGGTGCTGTGCGCGGTGGCGCCGAACTTCACCGTGCTGCTGATCCTGCGGTTCGTGTACGGCATCGGGATGGGCGGCGAGTGGGGTCTCGGTGCCGCGCTCGCGATGGAGAAGATTCCGGTGCAGCGGCGCGGGTTCTTCTCCGGTCTACTGCAGGCCGGGTACTCCGCGGGGTACCTCTTCGCGGCGCTGGCCTACCTGCTGTTCCACACCGCGTTCGGGCTGGGCTGGCGGTGGCTGTTCGTGCTGAGCGTGATCCCGGCGCTGATCAGCCTGCTGATCCGGGCGCGGGTGCGGGAATCGGAGGTCTGGGAGTCGACGCGGGAGAAGATGCGCGTCACCCGGACCTCGGTGCGCGACGTGCTGCTCAACCCGAAGGTGATCCGCCGGTTCGTCTACCTGATCCTGCTGATGACCGCGTTCAACTGGATGAGCCACGGCACCCAGGACCTGTACCCGACCTTCCTCAAGGCGACCGAGCACGGCGGTGCCGGGCTGAGTGCGGCCACGAGCACCTGGATCGCGGTGATCTACAACGTCGGCGCGATCGTCGGCGGCCTGCTGTTCGGCTCGCTGTCGGAACGGTTCGGCCGGCGGATGACCATCGTCGGCGCGGCCGTGCTGGGCCTGCCGGTCATCCCGATCTTCGCCTTCGACCACGGCGCGGGGCTGCTCGTGCTCGGCTCGTTCCTGATGCAGGTCATGGTGCAGGGTGCCTGGGGCGTGATCCCGGCGCACCTGACGGAGATGTCGCCGGACGCGATCCGCGGCTTCTTCCCCGGCGTGACCTACCAGCTGGGCAACCTGCTCGCCGCGCTCAACCTGCCGATCCAGGAGAGCATCGCGCAGTCGCAGGGCTACACCGCGGCGTTGCTGTGGACGGTCATCCCGGTGCTGATCGCGGTCGCCGTGCTCACCGCCGTGGGCAAGGAGGCCAAGTCGATCCACTTCGGCGGTGAAGGCGCGACAGCGGCCCCCGCGGGCACCTCCGGCAGCTGA
- a CDS encoding ATP-binding protein: protein MFSRVAIVNRGEAAMRLIHAVRDLSAETGERIETIALYTDADATATFVREADVAYSLGPASARPYLDLAVLETALVETGADAAWVGWGFVAEDPAFAQLCDKIGVTFVGPSAEAMRKLGDKIGAKLIAEEVGVPVAPWSRGEVATLEHALSAGEQIGYPLMLKATAGGGGRGIRKVSSGDELAEAYERTSQEALRAFGSGVVFLERLVTGARHVEVQVISDGDTAWALGVRDCSVQRRNQKIIEESSSPVLAPEQTAELKASAERLAVAVGYRGACTVEFLYHPGEKLFAFLEVNTRLQVEHPITEITTGTDLVRLQLHVAGGGKLTGPQPAESGHAVEARLNAEDPDRDFAPSPGRIARLLLPAGPGIRVDTGVSEGDTIPADFDSMIAKIIAYGRDRDQALARLRRAMRETSVLIEGGATNKSFVLDLLDQPDVIDASADTGWIDRVRAEGGLVTTRHSSVALAAAAIEAYEDEEEAARQRLLSTARGGRPQVRHESGRPLDLKLRGVSYRVTVARTGPQWFRVGLSGGGEVHAADVELERFDEHSGQITVNGTRFRLVTGTHGPTHLVEVDGVTHRVSLDEGGVVRSPAPALVVATPLAVGDEVDSGSPVLVLESMKMETVLRAPFRARVKELPVSVGSQVETGAPLLRLEPLADETVAETAETAQVAEIDLPAEPAGITAAARAERGLQELSGLLLGFDADPLDEGRALTGYLTARAELAAGRPVADEVALLRVFADLSELSRAKPAADDLSATGHVHSSREYFHTYLQSLDVERAGLPEKFQSRLRRVLGHYGVGELERTPELEEAVFRIFLAQQRAASDIAIVSALLREWLAQAPPAGELREEAGLALEHLVAATQLRFPAVSDLARGVVFHWFAQPLLRRARAEVYADVRNHLRYLDRNPEAADRPERIATMVSSSEPLVRLLGQRIGRAGADPAPLLEVLTRRYYGNRSLSEVRTRAVAGCVFVTAEHAEPARVLTTAVDFPQLPDAVRALAELSADASGPAVADIYLTWSDQPDTDAMAGRLEEVLAAQALPAHLNRITTTVAGGGGAVMHHHFTFRRTGDGTAFGEDRLIRGLHPRVAERMQLERLQEFDLTRLPSADEEVYLFNCVARANPADERLVAMAQVRDLTPLREADGRLVSLPATEDTLAACLTAIRSVQAQRPARKRFDTNRIVIYVWPPSELTAAELNLLAERVLPTTAGAGLEEIQFLARRRNPETGELADVAVTIRNEVGAGVRLGIGVPDSTPVQPLDDYRQKVLRAARRDTVYPYELTDLLAGAGSFTEHDLDEHGALVPVDRPKGHNTAGIVAGLVSTPTTRVPEGVQRVVLLGDPTKSLGALAEPECARIIGALDLAQRLRIPVEWFALSAGAKISMDSGVENMDWIAAALKRIVEFTQDGGEINIVVAGITVGGQPYWNAEATMLMHTKGILVMTPDSAMVLTGKQSLDFSGGVSAEDNFGIGGYDRVMGPNGQAQYWAPNLAGARDVLMAHYDHAYVVPGEPGPRQATTSDPVTRDMSDYPHAIVGSDFSRVGEIFSAEHNPDRKKPFDIRTVMRALSDQDHPVLERWAGMADADTAAVQDVHIGGRPVCLVGIESRAVPRRGFPPNDGPDTYTAGTLFPRSSKKVARAINAASGNRPLVVLANLSGFDGSPESLRKLQLEYGAEIGRAIVNFDGPIVFTVISRYHGGAFVVFSKALNPNMTVLALEGSFASVLGGAPAAAVVFAGEVNTRTANDPRVTALQTLAGEAAGAERAARAAELAEVRAAVRAEKLGEVATEFDRVHSIERAVQVGSVDAIVSVAQLRPRIVEAIEHGLKR from the coding sequence CAAGGTGTCCTCGGGCGACGAGCTGGCCGAGGCCTACGAGCGCACCAGCCAGGAAGCGCTGCGCGCGTTCGGCAGCGGCGTGGTGTTCCTGGAGCGGCTCGTCACCGGCGCGCGGCACGTCGAGGTCCAGGTGATCTCCGACGGTGACACGGCGTGGGCGCTCGGCGTGCGCGACTGCTCGGTGCAGCGCCGCAACCAGAAGATCATCGAGGAGTCCTCGTCACCGGTGCTCGCGCCGGAGCAGACCGCGGAGCTGAAGGCGTCCGCCGAGCGGCTCGCGGTCGCGGTCGGCTACCGCGGCGCTTGCACCGTGGAGTTCCTCTACCACCCGGGCGAGAAGCTGTTCGCCTTCCTCGAGGTGAACACCCGGCTCCAGGTGGAGCACCCGATCACCGAGATCACCACCGGCACCGACCTCGTGCGGCTGCAGCTGCACGTCGCCGGCGGCGGGAAGCTGACCGGCCCGCAGCCCGCCGAGTCCGGGCACGCGGTGGAGGCGCGGCTCAACGCCGAGGACCCGGACCGCGACTTCGCACCGTCGCCGGGCCGGATCGCGCGACTGCTGCTGCCCGCGGGCCCAGGCATCCGGGTGGACACCGGGGTGAGCGAGGGCGACACCATCCCGGCCGACTTCGATTCGATGATCGCCAAGATCATCGCCTATGGCCGCGACCGGGACCAGGCGCTGGCACGGCTGCGCCGAGCGATGCGCGAGACCTCCGTGCTCATCGAGGGCGGCGCCACCAACAAGAGTTTCGTGCTCGATCTGCTCGACCAGCCCGACGTGATCGACGCGAGCGCGGACACCGGCTGGATCGACCGGGTCCGCGCCGAAGGCGGGCTCGTCACCACCCGGCACTCCTCGGTGGCGCTCGCCGCCGCTGCGATCGAAGCGTACGAGGACGAGGAGGAGGCCGCCCGGCAGCGGCTGCTGTCCACCGCGCGCGGCGGCCGCCCCCAGGTGCGTCACGAGAGCGGCCGTCCGCTGGATCTCAAGCTGCGCGGGGTCTCCTACCGGGTCACCGTCGCGCGCACCGGTCCCCAGTGGTTCCGGGTGGGCCTCAGCGGTGGCGGCGAAGTGCACGCGGCGGATGTCGAGCTCGAGCGGTTCGACGAGCACAGCGGCCAGATCACCGTCAACGGCACGCGGTTCCGGCTCGTCACCGGCACGCACGGACCGACCCACCTGGTGGAGGTCGACGGCGTGACGCACCGCGTCAGCCTCGACGAGGGCGGCGTGGTCCGGTCCCCGGCACCCGCGCTGGTGGTCGCGACGCCGCTCGCGGTGGGCGACGAGGTCGACTCCGGCAGCCCGGTCCTGGTGCTGGAAAGCATGAAGATGGAGACGGTGCTGCGCGCGCCGTTCCGTGCCCGGGTCAAGGAACTGCCGGTGTCGGTGGGCAGCCAGGTGGAGACCGGTGCCCCGCTGCTGCGGCTCGAACCGCTCGCCGACGAAACCGTCGCCGAGACCGCCGAGACGGCGCAGGTCGCGGAGATCGACCTTCCTGCCGAGCCGGCCGGGATCACCGCGGCCGCACGAGCCGAACGTGGTCTGCAGGAACTTTCCGGCCTGCTGCTCGGTTTCGACGCGGATCCGCTCGACGAGGGCCGGGCGCTCACCGGTTACCTCACCGCGCGGGCCGAGCTCGCCGCCGGCCGCCCGGTCGCCGACGAGGTCGCGCTGCTGCGCGTGTTCGCCGACCTTTCCGAGCTGAGCCGCGCCAAACCGGCGGCGGACGACCTGAGCGCGACGGGCCACGTGCACAGCTCGCGCGAGTACTTCCACACCTACCTGCAGAGCCTCGACGTGGAGCGGGCCGGGCTGCCGGAGAAGTTCCAGTCACGGCTGCGCCGGGTGCTCGGGCACTACGGCGTCGGCGAACTGGAGCGCACGCCGGAGCTGGAGGAGGCGGTCTTCCGCATCTTCCTGGCCCAGCAGCGGGCGGCCTCGGACATCGCGATCGTGTCCGCGCTGCTGCGCGAATGGCTGGCGCAGGCGCCGCCGGCCGGTGAGCTGCGCGAGGAGGCAGGGCTCGCGCTGGAGCACCTGGTCGCCGCCACGCAGCTGCGTTTTCCTGCGGTCAGCGACCTCGCGCGCGGCGTGGTGTTCCACTGGTTCGCCCAGCCTCTGCTGCGCCGCGCCCGTGCGGAGGTGTACGCCGACGTGCGGAATCACCTGCGCTACCTCGACCGGAACCCGGAGGCGGCCGACCGCCCGGAGCGGATCGCCACCATGGTGTCCAGTTCGGAACCGCTGGTGCGGCTGCTCGGCCAGCGCATCGGCCGTGCCGGCGCCGATCCGGCGCCGCTGCTGGAAGTGCTGACCCGGCGCTACTACGGCAACCGGAGCCTGTCCGAGGTGCGCACCCGCGCCGTGGCCGGGTGTGTGTTCGTCACCGCCGAGCACGCGGAGCCGGCGCGGGTGCTCACCACCGCGGTGGACTTCCCACAGCTGCCGGACGCGGTCCGTGCCCTGGCCGAGCTGTCCGCCGACGCGAGCGGCCCCGCGGTCGCCGACATCTACCTGACCTGGTCCGACCAGCCGGACACCGACGCGATGGCGGGCCGGCTGGAAGAAGTGCTGGCGGCGCAGGCGCTGCCAGCACACCTGAACCGGATCACCACCACCGTCGCCGGCGGGGGTGGTGCGGTGATGCACCACCACTTCACCTTCCGCCGCACCGGGGACGGGACCGCGTTCGGCGAGGACCGGCTGATCCGCGGGCTGCATCCGCGGGTGGCCGAGCGCATGCAGCTGGAGCGGCTGCAGGAGTTCGACCTCACCCGGCTGCCGTCCGCGGACGAGGAGGTGTACCTGTTCAACTGCGTGGCACGGGCCAACCCTGCCGACGAGCGGCTCGTCGCGATGGCGCAGGTGCGTGACCTGACTCCGCTGCGCGAGGCGGACGGGCGGCTCGTGTCACTGCCCGCGACCGAGGACACCCTCGCCGCGTGCCTCACCGCGATCCGCTCCGTGCAGGCCCAGCGGCCGGCCCGGAAACGCTTCGACACCAACCGGATCGTCATCTACGTGTGGCCGCCGAGCGAGCTGACCGCCGCCGAGCTGAACCTGCTCGCCGAGCGGGTGCTGCCGACCACCGCCGGTGCCGGGCTGGAGGAGATCCAGTTCCTGGCGCGGCGGCGGAATCCGGAGACCGGCGAGCTGGCCGACGTCGCGGTGACGATCCGCAACGAGGTCGGCGCAGGCGTGCGGCTCGGCATCGGCGTCCCGGACAGCACGCCGGTGCAGCCGCTGGACGACTACCGGCAGAAGGTGCTGCGGGCGGCGCGGCGGGACACCGTGTACCCGTACGAGCTGACCGACCTGCTGGCCGGAGCGGGCAGTTTCACCGAGCACGACCTCGACGAGCACGGCGCGCTGGTGCCGGTGGATCGGCCGAAGGGCCACAACACGGCCGGTATCGTCGCAGGGCTGGTGAGCACGCCGACCACGCGGGTGCCCGAGGGAGTGCAGCGCGTGGTGCTGCTGGGCGACCCGACGAAGTCGCTGGGCGCGCTCGCCGAACCGGAGTGCGCGCGCATCATCGGTGCGCTGGACCTGGCTCAGCGGCTGCGGATTCCGGTCGAATGGTTCGCGCTGTCCGCCGGGGCGAAGATCTCCATGGACTCCGGGGTGGAGAACATGGACTGGATCGCCGCGGCGCTCAAGCGGATCGTCGAGTTCACCCAGGACGGCGGGGAGATCAACATCGTCGTCGCCGGCATCACCGTGGGCGGGCAGCCGTACTGGAACGCCGAGGCCACGATGCTCATGCACACCAAGGGCATTCTGGTGATGACGCCGGATTCGGCGATGGTGCTGACCGGGAAGCAGTCACTCGACTTCTCCGGTGGCGTGTCGGCGGAGGACAACTTCGGCATCGGCGGCTACGACCGCGTGATGGGCCCGAACGGGCAGGCGCAGTACTGGGCGCCGAACCTGGCCGGGGCGCGGGACGTGCTGATGGCGCACTACGACCACGCCTACGTGGTGCCGGGTGAGCCCGGTCCCCGCCAGGCCACCACGAGCGACCCGGTGACCCGGGACATGTCGGACTATCCGCACGCGATCGTCGGCAGCGACTTCTCGCGCGTGGGCGAGATCTTCTCCGCCGAGCACAACCCGGACCGCAAGAAGCCCTTCGACATCCGCACCGTGATGCGCGCACTGTCCGATCAGGACCATCCGGTGCTGGAACGCTGGGCGGGCATGGCGGACGCGGACACCGCGGCGGTGCAGGACGTGCACATCGGCGGACGTCCGGTGTGCCTGGTCGGCATCGAGTCGCGTGCGGTGCCGCGGCGCGGATTCCCGCCGAACGACGGGCCGGACACCTACACCGCGGGCACCTTGTTCCCGCGGTCGTCGAAGAAGGTGGCCCGCGCGATCAACGCGGCCAGCGGCAACCGGCCGCTCGTGGTGCTGGCCAACCTGTCCGGCTTCGACGGCTCGCCGGAGTCGTTGCGGAAGCTGCAGCTGGAGTACGGCGCGGAAATCGGCCGTGCGATCGTCAACTTCGACGGCCCGATCGTGTTCACCGTGATCTCCCGTTACCACGGCGGGGCGTTCGTGGTGTTCTCCAAGGCGCTGAACCCGAACATGACCGTGCTGGCCCTGGAAGGCTCGTTCGCGTCGGTGCTCGGCGGTGCCCCTGCCGCCGCGGTGGTGTTCGCCGGTGAGGTGAACACGCGGACCGCGAACGACCCGCGGGTGACTGCGCTGCAGACCCTCGCCGGCGAGGCGGCCGGCGCCGAGCGCGCCGCGCGGGCGGCCGAGCTGGCGGAGGTCCGTGCGGCCGTCCGGGCGGAGAAGCTGGGTGAGGTGGCCACGGAATTCGACCGTGTGCACAGCATCGAGCGCGCGGTGCAGGTCGGTTCCGTGGACGCGATCGTGAGCGTGGCGCAGCTGCGCCCGCGGATCGTCGAGGCGATCGAGCACGGCCTGAAGCGCTGA
- a CDS encoding mandelate racemase/muconate lactonizing enzyme family protein, protein MEITDITVDRLRLPLDPPLRAAWDPVPRRHFDATVVRVRTDAGVTGIGSGDTMAGFDAVKHLFVGQDPLDIVRHVKAIETANFHGGSYWPLEAALWDLIGKVAGLPVATLFGNAARALPAYASTAELKPPAERVETAFAAREAGFRAMKIRIDRSRVDEGVETVRAVREALGPDFEIMVDLNQSWRMAGDTADATDLAATRKLVRRLAELDVYWVEEPLPYADLDGFRTLRADNPGVRIAAGEMHHSVPELLRYLDEDVLDVYQMDVVLSIGLHRARTLGELARLRHRAFTPHSWTNGIGLLANLAVAAGVGGGPYFEFPYDPPGWSPERRDFLLTEPVTITPDGEVAVPERPGLGFDLDEDAVRRLRL, encoded by the coding sequence GTGGAGATCACCGACATCACGGTGGACCGGCTGCGGTTGCCGCTCGATCCGCCGTTGCGTGCTGCGTGGGATCCGGTGCCTCGGCGGCACTTCGACGCGACCGTTGTGCGGGTGCGCACCGACGCCGGGGTCACCGGGATCGGCTCGGGCGACACCATGGCCGGCTTCGACGCGGTGAAGCACCTGTTCGTCGGCCAGGACCCGCTCGACATCGTGCGGCACGTGAAAGCCATCGAGACGGCCAATTTCCACGGCGGCAGCTACTGGCCGCTCGAAGCCGCGCTGTGGGACCTGATCGGCAAGGTGGCCGGGCTGCCGGTGGCCACGCTGTTCGGCAACGCGGCCCGGGCACTGCCCGCCTACGCGTCCACCGCGGAGCTGAAGCCGCCCGCGGAACGCGTCGAAACCGCTTTCGCCGCCAGGGAAGCCGGTTTCCGCGCGATGAAAATCCGGATCGACCGCTCTCGTGTGGATGAAGGTGTCGAGACCGTGCGCGCGGTACGCGAGGCGCTGGGGCCGGACTTCGAGATCATGGTCGACCTCAACCAGTCCTGGCGGATGGCCGGCGACACCGCGGACGCCACCGATCTGGCCGCGACCCGGAAACTGGTGCGCCGGCTGGCCGAACTCGACGTGTACTGGGTCGAAGAACCCTTGCCCTACGCCGACCTCGACGGATTCCGGACGCTGCGCGCGGACAACCCCGGCGTGCGCATCGCGGCCGGGGAAATGCACCATTCGGTGCCGGAACTGCTGCGGTACCTCGACGAGGACGTGCTCGACGTGTACCAGATGGACGTGGTGCTCTCGATCGGCCTGCACCGTGCCCGCACACTGGGCGAGCTGGCGCGGCTCCGGCACCGCGCGTTCACCCCGCACAGCTGGACCAACGGCATCGGCCTGCTCGCGAACCTGGCCGTCGCCGCCGGAGTCGGGGGCGGCCCGTACTTCGAGTTCCCCTACGATCCGCCCGGCTGGAGTCCGGAACGCCGCGATTTCCTGCTCACCGAGCCGGTCACGATCACCCCGGACGGCGAGGTGGCGGTACCCGAGCGGCCCGGCCTCGGCTTCGACCTGGACGAGGACGCCGTCCGCCGCCTGCGACTCTGA
- a CDS encoding DNA polymerase domain-containing protein → MTPASGVTLDLDGTELTISSPGKVYFPERGETKLDLVRYYQAVSGPLLDRLGGRPLLLERYPDGAGGKSWFQKRVPKTAPPWLTTTVVSTPNGTTSDALVAVDLAHVLWAVNQGCLGFHVWPNRADSLAIADELRIDLDPSPGIGFDQLREAAVLAREFLTGLGIEAQVKTSGSRGLHLYAILEPRWDGYQVRAAAVALARALERRHPELITAQWWKEERGSRVFVDFNQNAPHKTVFGAWCVRPRVGGQVSTPIGWDELATVEPDTLTLATVPARLADRGDPWAGANDRPQSLEPLLEMSRSDLANGLMDAPWPPVYPKMPNEPPRVAPSRAKKT, encoded by the coding sequence GTGACCCCGGCGAGCGGCGTGACGCTCGACCTCGACGGGACCGAGCTGACCATTTCCAGCCCCGGCAAGGTCTATTTTCCCGAACGCGGGGAGACGAAGCTGGATCTCGTCCGCTACTACCAGGCCGTGTCCGGGCCGTTGCTCGACCGGCTCGGCGGCCGTCCCCTGCTGCTGGAGCGCTATCCCGACGGCGCGGGCGGGAAATCCTGGTTCCAGAAACGCGTCCCGAAGACGGCACCGCCCTGGCTCACCACCACCGTCGTGTCCACGCCGAACGGCACCACGAGCGACGCACTGGTCGCGGTGGACCTCGCGCACGTGCTGTGGGCGGTCAACCAGGGCTGCCTCGGCTTCCACGTGTGGCCGAACCGGGCGGACTCCCTCGCCATCGCCGACGAACTGCGGATCGACCTCGACCCCTCACCCGGCATCGGATTCGACCAGCTGCGCGAGGCCGCGGTGCTGGCGCGGGAGTTCCTCACCGGGCTGGGTATCGAGGCGCAGGTCAAGACCTCCGGCTCCCGTGGCCTGCACCTGTACGCGATCCTCGAACCCCGGTGGGACGGTTACCAGGTCCGGGCCGCAGCCGTCGCGCTCGCGCGGGCGCTGGAGCGGCGGCACCCGGAGCTGATCACCGCCCAGTGGTGGAAGGAGGAGCGCGGCAGCCGGGTTTTCGTGGACTTCAACCAGAACGCGCCGCACAAGACTGTCTTCGGTGCCTGGTGCGTGCGGCCCCGCGTGGGTGGCCAGGTGTCCACGCCCATCGGCTGGGACGAACTTGCCACCGTCGAACCGGACACGCTGACGCTCGCCACCGTTCCCGCGCGGCTCGCCGACCGCGGCGACCCGTGGGCAGGCGCGAACGACCGCCCGCAGTCCCTGGAGCCGCTGCTGGAGATGTCTCGTTCGGACCTGGCGAACGGCCTGATGGACGCCCCGTGGCCGCCGGTCTACCCGAAGATGCCGAACGAACCGCCCCGCGTCGCACCGAGCCGGGCGAAGAAGACCTGA
- a CDS encoding CobW family GTP-binding protein, whose amino-acid sequence MSRRRIPVVLVTGFLGSGKTTLLNHLLANRHGARVGVVVNDFGSVNVDALAVAGQVDTMVSLGNGCLCCAVDASGLDAMLGRLSRPESGIDVIVVEASGIAEPRDLLRLMIASEDPDIRYGGLAEVVDAAEFESSRARHPELTEHLRIADLVILNKADRVDPDALAKVRGVVEEFAPGVPLLVTDHGRVDPQLFFEPRPRERYGQLSFDDLRGDEDHSQHLHAQYDSVTFTAERPLSPRRFLEFLEQRPPGLYRVKGQLDLGSADARSRFGLHTVGAFVQLDRSAWPTGPRRTELVLIGAGIDRAAVLRRLEDCVADDSVPDERGLLRILRYLDEPVADD is encoded by the coding sequence ATGAGCAGGCGGCGGATTCCGGTGGTGCTCGTCACGGGATTCCTGGGCTCGGGCAAGACGACGCTGCTCAACCACCTGCTCGCCAACCGCCACGGTGCCCGCGTCGGGGTGGTGGTCAACGACTTCGGCAGCGTGAACGTCGACGCGCTCGCGGTGGCGGGCCAAGTCGACACGATGGTGTCGCTGGGCAACGGCTGCCTGTGCTGCGCGGTCGACGCCAGCGGACTGGACGCCATGCTCGGCCGGCTTTCCCGTCCCGAGTCCGGCATCGACGTGATCGTGGTCGAGGCGAGCGGGATCGCCGAACCCCGTGACCTGCTGCGGCTGATGATCGCCAGCGAGGACCCGGACATCCGCTACGGCGGCCTCGCCGAAGTGGTCGACGCCGCGGAGTTCGAGTCGTCTCGGGCCCGGCATCCGGAGCTCACCGAGCATCTGCGCATCGCCGACCTGGTCATCCTCAACAAGGCCGACCGGGTGGACCCGGACGCGCTGGCCAAGGTGCGCGGTGTGGTCGAGGAATTCGCGCCAGGCGTCCCGCTGCTCGTGACCGACCACGGTCGCGTGGACCCGCAGCTGTTCTTCGAGCCGCGTCCGCGGGAACGCTACGGGCAGCTGTCCTTCGATGATCTGCGCGGCGACGAGGACCATTCGCAGCACTTGCACGCGCAGTACGACAGTGTCACGTTCACCGCCGAACGCCCCTTGTCTCCGCGACGTTTCCTGGAGTTCCTGGAACAGCGCCCGCCCGGTTTGTACCGCGTGAAGGGGCAGCTGGACCTGGGTTCGGCCGACGCCCGGTCGCGCTTCGGCCTGCACACCGTCGGTGCCTTCGTGCAGCTCGACCGCTCCGCCTGGCCCACCGGGCCGCGGCGGACCGAACTGGTCCTGATCGGCGCGGGCATCGACCGTGCCGCGGTGCTCCGGCGGCTCGAGGACTGCGTCGCGGACGACAGCGTCCCGGACGAACGCGGCCTCCTGCGAATCCTCCGCTACCTCGACGAACCGGTCGCCGACGACTGA
- a CDS encoding PadR family transcriptional regulator — MTRTAGGDHLFGGFGGPERGHGFGFTGRGRREGLPGYGDRGGHSGFAGPWRHGGRFGNQDERDAHGGHPGFGGHRGFGGHPGFDGHPGFERHGHFGFGPHEGRSGFEPFGGFGGPAGPAEHPGFGGHGGSRRPDVGEYPGDGGDSGEVPFAPEARGPEWFPPVPPPPPPLPPLPPGAGRGFPGFPGGPGGGFFGRGGPRGGRAPARPVRPAVLALLAEEPRHGYQLMQEIRRRTGDEWRPSPGSIYPILQQLEDEGLVRTAEVGGRRVAHLTETGREHVAGREEEFAALWESRAAEDEPGADRFAAAYRQVGEVAGAAMQVAQAGTESQLGEMRKILRETRRRLYALLAEEETEDDDEGHE, encoded by the coding sequence ATGACCAGGACGGCGGGCGGAGATCATCTGTTCGGCGGCTTCGGCGGGCCGGAGCGGGGACACGGGTTCGGATTCACCGGGCGCGGGCGACGCGAGGGGTTGCCCGGGTACGGCGACCGTGGTGGGCACAGTGGGTTCGCCGGCCCCTGGCGGCACGGGGGGCGGTTCGGCAACCAGGATGAGCGGGACGCGCACGGCGGGCATCCGGGGTTCGGTGGGCATCGGGGCTTTGGCGGGCATCCCGGGTTCGATGGGCATCCGGGCTTCGAGCGGCACGGGCACTTCGGTTTCGGACCGCATGAGGGGCGCAGCGGGTTCGAGCCGTTCGGCGGGTTCGGTGGTCCTGCCGGGCCGGCGGAGCATCCCGGGTTCGGTGGGCACGGGGGATCCCGGCGTCCGGACGTGGGGGAGTATCCGGGCGACGGCGGCGATTCCGGCGAAGTGCCCTTCGCTCCCGAGGCGCGCGGGCCCGAGTGGTTTCCGCCGGTGCCGCCGCCCCCGCCTCCGTTGCCGCCCCTGCCTCCGGGGGCGGGGCGGGGATTCCCCGGGTTCCCCGGCGGGCCGGGTGGCGGGTTCTTCGGACGGGGTGGTCCGCGCGGTGGCCGGGCACCGGCGCGGCCGGTGCGGCCCGCGGTGCTCGCGCTGCTCGCGGAGGAGCCGCGGCACGGGTACCAGCTGATGCAGGAGATCCGCCGCCGTACCGGCGACGAGTGGCGGCCGAGCCCGGGCTCGATCTACCCGATCCTGCAGCAACTGGAGGACGAGGGCCTGGTGCGGACCGCGGAGGTCGGCGGCCGCCGGGTCGCGCACCTCACCGAGACGGGACGTGAGCACGTCGCCGGGCGGGAGGAGGAATTCGCCGCGCTGTGGGAATCCCGCGCTGCCGAGGACGAGCCGGGTGCGGACCGGTTCGCCGCGGCCTACCGCCAGGTCGGCGAGGTGGCCGGCGCGGCGATGCAGGTCGCGCAGGCCGGAACGGAATCCCAGCTGGGCGAAATGCGCAAGATCCTGCGCGAGACCCGCCGCAGGCTCTACGCCCTGCTCGCCGAAGAGGAAACCGAGGACGACGACGAAGGCCACGAGTGA